NNNAACGCGCGTATCACATATAGAAATCTGACGTCTATGCTAATAATAGATTGTTTATTATTGATGGACAATGACCGCTGTCGATGCCGGTCGGGGGTCAGCGACGATTAACAACGACGATTTTATCgtctttgtatttattaatacctaaaatatgtttgaaatctCCAATTTTAGAAtcagattttagtttatattcagattttataaatgttgacacATTACCTCCAGAACTAAAATTGTGGAAAAGAAAATGGATAGCTTTCAAAGATGTAGATCGTCCACATACAGCTGTAGaagcattaaattattgtaatcctgaactttttccaaatattcattttttattaaaagttctAGCTACACTACCGGTTTCTACAGCATTTTTACGAAACTCTACGGGACAAGAAAAACTAACTGGACTAGCTCTAGTGTCCATAGAGATGTTACGGTTAATCCCAATGAAGTGTTAAACCAGTTTGCTCTTCATAAAGATAGGAACatgttaatagtttaaaataatatgatttgtatttgtgcattttttttttttttcttaattttatatttcatatttgtatagtgTAAGGTGACAAAATGtcaaagtaattttgtttatttgattttattatattttaataaaagaagaTTAAATCTTTTTCTGTCTTActtttaaccaaatatcaaaagtcaaaatctaaattcaataaaattacaatatacatgttttggaccccccccccctcaagaaaaaaatttcaaaaccattgattataaattgtaataaatagtatttataatcaatgttaaatctaataataaaacagtaaataatataaaaaaaatgatcggAAAGGTACAcgacttataaatgtataacataatatgaaaaatgttagaTAATAGGATTTCGTCAAAACAacaaagcccccccccctaaaaataaacatacaaccAATGGGTATAATGATTGTGAAGACTGCagtggttatttttttataataaaataaactagtcGTTTAACTGGTAGATGCGTAGTGTTCAAGGCACAACTATACGATTAGTAACTTTGatggttttaatattaagtattaacaacaTATTGTCAATTAATCCATTTAGAAAATATCCAATCGAGATTTTGTTTTTGCAAAAGTTTGCTTTTAATTGgaaacatgtacctacctaaatactaATGCTTAAACCGTTCGTTTGCCTTGTCTTTTTTTAGGATTGCGGCGCCATGTTACGCGGACTGCAATTCACGTTGGACACGCAGCAAGCCGAAAAGCTGATGCAGAAGATCAAAGTGGGGAAGAAGCATAGGTGTTGGTGTCGCTTCGTCACGGCGTGCGTGGGTCTGATCATGTTCCTCGTGTCAATGGTCACCGTGAGCCTCGCGCTTACCAGGGGACAAAAAATGTTCGGCTCTCTCTGACGATATTGCGTTCAAACTCTCGTCTCTCAAATaacgtaataacaataataatattacttatgatacacgtaatgattattattattgttattgcatcgtcaaatttcaaattataattatttattaatacattatcattGCTGTTAATAAATTCGCATATTGTATGTACATACATTAAatcatactattattgtatgaaCGTTTGTGTCATTCCACAAACGTCTTGTGAAAATAGCATGGTTATCAGTTGTGACTTGTAGCAttgattatcataattcataaccaatacttgtagttataatatatcatagacataatataataaaatagaccaTGTAGGATAGCTGTTATACGTGTAATACATTGAAATTTGAAGCCAACACGTTGTGCGAGAGAGACAGACAATTTAAGgctattgtctataataatatgtctatgctaAGTTATAATTTCTTGATAAATCCTCAAATTGTTCTTTGATAATTCTTTAGGTTTATAAGGATTTATATGGACATGTTagcttcaaatattttatatcattcctggtctattatattacaatatgtctaTGTGATAAATccataaaatctatattatattatttatatattatacatataatcatATCACAGCATCTcctttgttataaataaatccaaaaaatatatttagtattttagtgtaaaaaaaaaacatctccTATTGTATAAATACCTAAGTTATAATGGGTCAtcagttaaaattaatgattactgatgtgttcatttttttataatatttatttgtctagacattttattatgttgaatatatttttaattttgtaagctTTCAAATATAAGAATAcagcattaatataatttgtgactactgattataataatttatagccatatggtatttgtaatttatgtatGCAGGTATACTCATTAAATACTagaattaggtatttataatttaggaatgttactataatatagtattcaattataatgaattatgaattcggtaatatttgtatacactatatgttacacatttttacaataattattagtttattgtttatattatacttaatgattagcttataagataattttattgtaaattaattgtaacataataatttataataaaaaacatatatgaTGNNNNNNNNNNNNNNNNNNNNNNNNNNNNNNNNNNNNNNNNNNNNNNNNNNNNNNNNNNNNNNNNNNNNNNNNNNNNNNNNNNNNNNNNNNNNNNNNNNNNTGTTCACCATGATAGTCAGATTAGCTTATTTGAAATTTAGTTGTATGTTGGTCAAAgtcaaaagttttaaaataaagaaaaatcgaatattttcaacaaaaaaattaataaagtaggtaagtggatgtcgcttctgctgtacagtagattacaagtgagtcattgtataatggattgtattagacttgaattcaataatataatatcattgtataaaaaaaatgattctgagcggagccggtttgtcagtctggatcttttatgttgttattatttattttatcatgtaagttgaattaatattatgatattataattttttattcgtttctatcacgaattaagatatcttaattcgtggtttCTATGgtctgaataaaataataatataatataataaatattaaatagttatcatCTTAAATTGAGGGAATTTCTGTATAGGTACGCTGAACACCCCCTTTGAAAAAATCCTGGTTGTGCCACTGTCTGCGTGTAAGGCGTACCTaagcatatcattacaataccattagacacaaaatattatcaattaaatattacctatatgctacatattattataaaaataaatatacaagtctatcttatattattgtacgcgtgattttttaataatcatggatagataataattaataaggaatttcaaaaaaacgaaaaaaaacttatttttttgttctaaattgacaatttttattatcacAGTTTCAACACTTTTAAGCACGTAGTTGTACTAAAAGCAAAATAACttgaattaacaaaattaatttctttaaatatgtTTAGATATTTACATGTGTTTAGAATACACAAGAAATTTGTGAACACGGTGATGGATGCAGTGCCTATAAATGGTTATAATAGCGCCTTTCATAATAGCAGGGGACAGGGGTACGAAACTCCGTGAACTGGCCGAATCGGGCCATTGTGGCCTTGAACGTGgttccaggggggcgtggcatacgtgaaatagggaatggtaaacaagccGACCCCACGTAACGTATCCATCCATAGTCTTGGaaccgttttcataatattggtaaCCATGTGTCTAATATCTTGTTGTTGCGTGGAACcgttttcatgtttttcgtaggtttagacttcagatcataagtaaccaagaccccaatcagctgatcgagtttcgcttctatattgttctatgataatagCGTTCATGGTTCATGGTAAATACCATGgtgattcttattatttttatagcccacgattaaagatatactggtcagtggcgccgaactatattttcaaaGGGGGGGCAAGTATAAAGTTATACGGACCACCATCTCCGTTTACGCTTGCTTCAGTGctgcatatgtatacattaatagcttattaggaatataattcataagtatAGTTTCCTGGGGTACCTACGGACCCCCACGACCCCATCCACCGAAAAAAAGGGGGGCGGTTGCCCCTCTTGGGTTataggttcggcgccactgatacTGGTTACCCAACGGCCTATGCTTTGCACAGGCAGAAAACGGCTACGAAACCGCGATATGTTATGGACTGCTTACTAGCACCATCTAGGTGATTAACTTAGGAACTATTTGTCATcacgaaatattcaaaaggaataaaaagattgtaattagtaataattagtaattattaaataggtaatatggcaaatatcacagaaaaaaatgtaaaacatattagaacaaaagacaataaatacagtaaataatattaatgattaattataaatatttaatagttaaaagttataataaataaaataaataaattattgatatcaaattattattacttaacaaaattaaatattaatgatattgtgtcgtgCGTGTTANNNNNNNNNNNNNNNNNNNNNNNNNNNNNNNNNNNNNNNNNNNNNNNNNNNNNNNNNNNNNNNNNNNNNNNNNNNNNNNNNNNNNNNNNNNNNNNNNNNNNNNNNNNNNNNNNNNNNNNNNNNNNNNNNNNNNNNNNNNNNNNNNNNNNNNNNNNNNNNNNNNNNNNNNNNNNNNNNNNNNNNNNNNNNNNNNNNNNNNNNNNNNNNNNNNNNNNNNNNNNNNNNNNNNNNNNNNNNNNNNNNNNNNNNNNNNNNNNNNNNNNNNNNNNNNNNNNNNNNNNNNNNNNNNNNNNNNNNNNNNNNNNNNNNNNNNNNNNNNNNNNNNNNNNNNNNNNNNNNNNNNNNNNNNNNNNNNNNNNNNNNNNNNNNNNNNNNNNNNNNNNNNNNNNNNNNNNNNNNNNNNNNNNNNNNNNNNNNNNNNNNNNNNNNNNNNNNNNNNNNNNNNNNNNNNNNNNNNNNNNNNNNNNNNNNNNNNNNNNNNNNNNNNNNNNNNNNNNNNNNNNNNNNNNNNNNNNNNNNNNNNNNNNNNNNNNNNNNNNNNNNNNNNNNNNNNNNNNNNNNNNNNNNNNNNNNNNNNNNNNNNNNNNNNNNNNNNNNNNNNNNNNNNNNNNNNNNNNNNNNNNNNNNNNNNNNNNNNNNNNNNNNNNNNNNNNNNNNNNNNNNNNNNNNNNNNNNNNNNNNNNNNNNNNNNNNNNNNNNNNNNNNNNNNNNNNNNNNNNNNNNNNNNNNNNNNNNNNNNNNNNNNNNNNNNNNNNNNNNNNNNNNNNNNNNNNNNNNNNNNNNNNNNNNNNNNNNNNNNNNNNNNNNNNNNNNNNNNNNNNNNNNNNNNNNNNNNNNNNNNNNNNNNNNNNNNNNNNNNNNNNNNNNNNNNNNNNNNNNNNNNNNNNNNNNNNNNNNNNNNNNNNNNNNNNNNNNNNNNNNNNNNNNNNNNNNNNNNNNNNNNNNNNNNNNNNNNNNNNNNNNNNNNNNNNNNNNNNNNNNNNNNNNNNNNNNNNNNNNNNNNNNNNNNNNNNNNNNNNNNNNNNNNNNNNNNNNNNNNNNNNNNNNNNNNNNNNNNNNNNNNNNNNNNNNNNNNNNNNNNNNNNNNNNNNNNNNNNNNNNNNNNNNNNNNNNNNNNNNNNNNNNNNNNNNNNNNNNNNNNNNNNNNNNNNNNNNNNNNNNNNNNNNNNNNNNNNNNNNNNNNNNNNNNNNNNNNNNNNNNNNNNNNNNNNNNNNNNNNNNNNNNNNNNNNNNNNNNNNNNNNNNNNNNNNNNNNNNNNNNNNNNNNNNNNNNNNNNNNNNNNNNNNNNNNNNNNNNNNNNNNNNNNNNNNNNNNNNNNNNNNNNNNNNNNNNNNNNNNNNNNNNNNNNNNNNNNNNNNNNNNNNNNNNNNNNNNNNNNNNNNNNNNNNNNNNNNNNNNNNNNNNNNNNNNNNNNNNNNNNNNNNNNNAGCCTCCCGCGGCTCTGTGCAAATTAAATAAGTGGGTCGTGTGTGCTGCAACTAACATTTTCTTGTCTCACTGTCGAAAAAGTTCGCGCCGCCACTGACAACAagtcattttgttgtttatagtctatactctatagactTATAGTGTTTTAAAGTAGACAAGTACTAATGTGTATATCAcgattaatgatatatcatatatctttaatcgtggttttaaatttttaatgtataaaagtaagtagtaattatagtactaaggtatttaggtataatataataatataatataatatatacctggtgtcctggtatatataaatacttagttttcataattaagaaatttacgtggttaaaataagttaaagaGACCACTAGATAGTGCTACTAGTCAGTACATTTTCAATCGCGCTTTTCGAGCCGTGTTATAAAGTCTCGatgtgtaaccagtatatctttaatcgtgtaaCAGCCTTATAGTAGCCTTATCATAGTAAGTAGTAACATCACATCCTTTATcaattcattaattttcaaaCCTGTTGATTAAATCTTAGATCAGCTGAATTAatggataataaatattaaataataatattatagccatacAAGGTTCAAatagttcaaacttcaaataatcaaatgttcaatcaacttaatatatataatataatattatacctctataatttgtatttacgaATGAAGAAATTGGGATaatgtttatagtataaattgtCCAGAACATTAAGAAGATTACAAGCATGTAAGTTATCTGCTAATAAATCGATATTTCACATACTTCGTGACGAAagcgtaaaataatatgtaattaataatatgtaattaattagtagtaaatttttatttcttacataAAATTAGTAAGGACTCAGGAGtcgagaaataataaatattgtattctcTACTGTGTGagcaattttaacataaaaagaaATAACTCATAATGCACTTAAATgcaactattaagtattatatacatcatgtatttgcaatcaaattaaattattaacgttATAATCTATTGACAATTATTTAGGTTATAGTTCCTACCCATGTCCTCCTCATATTATATCTGCCACACACCCACCTATAAtggtatagtttataattattagtgttgGATGatggtatttgtatatttgtacatatttatagttatattgatGCCTGAAGGTAAGATCTggatttttacttattatattatgtatctattttgttttttctttatttaaaattaattaactgttaatttcacattttttcatGAAGTATGCTGTATGTATcccttttaattttaacattttattaatagttgagTATCcagtaatttgttttcataatttgaagtttaataaattattgagcaTGATGGAGCTAGTGAAGATTGCTAAAACAAATTTacgtaataacttaaaaaaaaaattgtcacaaATGACGGCTAGTGAAATCGCTGAACAATCAAAAATCATAACTAACAAagtaagttatataaattataattttctgagGAATAAAcatgctttaaagtttaaattctttaattataatttataatgttatcttTTAGGTTAACTTggaacatatttaattttgttaggtacctatttttttcatactttaatACTTGATTaattgattacaatattatcctactcaattaattttttatataatataaaaatgatattgaattatttgaattatatctaGGATAactttgtattgtttattttttaaacttattattttcaaattaaatagtcAAAAGAACTCAATAAGTGATATATCTTATTccctataatacattaatacttaactattttacacttataaataattatataaacaatttgtttaaatcaaatgtatttgtaattaaaaggAAGAATAATGAATGTCACATTTTCAGATATTATCTCATCCAGTATACACAAGAAGCAACAGAGTGTCAATATACCTCAGTATGGATTCTGAAGTACAAACAAATAGTATTGTTGAAAACATTTTCGACTCAGAAAAAATATGCTTTATTCCTAAGTgtgttaatactttttttaaatgtctttaatgtgtttttaaattaataatttggttttt
This portion of the Acyrthosiphon pisum isolate AL4f chromosome A1, pea_aphid_22Mar2018_4r6ur, whole genome shotgun sequence genome encodes:
- the LOC100163564 gene encoding uncharacterized protein LOC100163564 isoform X1; its protein translation is MMVFVYLYIFIVILMPEVEYPVICFHNLKFNKLLSMMELVKIAKTNLRNNLKKKLSQMTASEIAEQSKIITNKILSHPVYTRSNRVSIYLSMDSEVQTNSIVENIFDSEKICFIPKYNKSEMLMVKIKSIDELNSLPKTSWNISQPADDDVREDALTTGGLDLIIVPGLGFTMDGKRLGRGKGYYDQCITEYKKKYPFNNLKTIGLAFSEQICDDIPMSQQDSLIDFIVCP